The Caproicibacterium amylolyticum genome includes the window GCGTGTATCTTTTCCGCCACCGATACAGCATGTTACTGCTGATTCCCAGGCTTTCAGCAATTTGGGTTACAGTGCGCTCACTGCAGTAACTCATACGAACTGCGCGCATTTTGAATTCTTCATAGACAAAAGCTAAGAAGGAAGAATCCAACTTATCATACCGAGTTGCAACTCTTCTGAACCATTTTAATTTTTGGAAGAAACACTCAACCAAGTGACGTTCTTTATAAAGGGACCAATCACAACGCCATGGATTTACAGTGTTGGCTTTGGGTGGAATTGTGTATTCACTGTCCTGACGCTGAATATAATCCAGTATCTCATTGGTTCCATATGCTTTGTCACCCAGCACATTGCTTTTTGAGATATCAACATGTGACAAAACATCTACCGCTACTGTGGAATCATTGATGTTTCCGGCCGATAGGTGAAAATAGATTGGATTGCCCAAACCATCAACGATTGTATGGATTTTCGTGTTTAAACCTCCGCGTGAACGTCCTACTGCCTTTGGTTTATCCCCTTTTTTCCGCCATTTGCGGAATCGGGTATATACTCCTTGCCATTTACCATAATGCTCAGGCAATTCTCTCCACTGGCATCCACTTCTAGCCATCCATAACATTCCGTTGAGCATTATGCGGTTGCTTTTTCTGGGTCTGCCTTTTTTTCCAGTGCGTTCTGGTGGCAGTAAGTCCTTTATTCTGTTCCATCCTTCATTGGTTAATTCATATCGTCTCATGTGTTCCAGTTTATAGCAATCCCATTTTTTATGCAACTTTTATTTTACAAACAAGGCCTAAGTCGATTACATAAAGCTTGCCCTCTGACGTCAAAGGACAAGCTTTATATTTTAAGATAAAATGAATTGTTTTTGGAAATATGTCTTATCCATTTGCGGGAATATAAGCTTCAATTACTAATCAGTTCTACTGTGTATTCAACGTTTTTGCTAATTAATAAAGCCAAAACAAGAATTGTAATTTACTTACAACTAATTTTATTACTATATGTTTATTTTCACCATGAACTATAGTCAAGTAAGTAGACACAATAATTAGGGAAAACATACTGGAAACAGGAATTAAGCCTGATTCCAGAACAGTTCTTCTTTCTCGTTAGGTGTTAGCATTCGAAGAGAGCCATGAGGCCTTCTTGAGTTATAGTATCCTTCAATATATTGGAATATGGACAACTGTAATTCCTGTAGGGAGTGATAAGCTTTCCTGTTGGTTTCTTCTTTTTTTAGATATTTGAAGAAACTTTCACAGCAAGCATTATCAAAAGGATAGCCCTTTTTGGAAAATGATTGCACAACATTAAGAGAATCTAGAAGCTGTCGAAATGAAAAAGCAGTATACTGAGATCCTCGATCAGAATGAAACATAAGTCCAGAAGGGCAGTTTCTTCTATCATAAGCTTTTTTGAACGCAGTCATGACGAGGTCGACATCTGGCTTGCCTGATATGTTCCAGGAGATGACTTTGCGAGAAAATAAATCCATTACAATACAAAGATAATACCATTTGCCGGCAACTTTGATGTATGTGAAATCACTTGCCCAGACAATGTTTGGAGTTTGCTGATTGAACTCCTGGTGAAGGTGGTTGGTACACTCGCCGTTGTCCCGATGCTTATAATTTTTATAAGGTTTTTCGGTGGACATCCGTGGAAGTTTTAGAGTCCTCATCAGTCGGTACACTCGTCCGACACTGATGTTAATGCCATAATCACGCTGGAGAACATAGGTAATCTTGTAAGCTCCAAGACGTTTGTTATAATCTGCATAGATTTTAAGAATAAGCTTTGCAATCGTTTGATTGTCTTTTGTACGATCAGCCGGTTCGGTGTTGTAATGCTTATAGTAAGTACTTCGATTAACGCCAAGAACCTTACAAAGGAGCTTGATATTGTGTTGGAAACGGAGCTTATGAATAGCTTCTAATCGTTGTTTGAGTGTGGCGTGAAGATGGCAATCGCTTTTTTTAGTATAAGGAGTTCCTCCTCAAGCTGAGCATTACGCTTTTGGAGGTCTTTGACCTGCTTAGCAGTTAGTATTTCGCCATCATCCGTTTCGACGATTGAGTATTGTTTAATCCAACGGCCAAGTGCGGTGATAGAAACGCCATACTCTTTACAGAGTGCTGCTTGTGATTTGCCGCCAGATTGATAAAGGTTGACGAGAGTTCGTTTGAAATCTTCGTCATATCGGGTTCCGGTTTTACCAGTGGACATGAGTAAGTGCCTCCTTTTGGGTGTCTACTTAATTATAATTGATAGTTACTTCAGGTGTCCACTTATTTAATATAGATCCAAGCAAGAAATAATAGCAATTACGAAAATGATAGACAAAAGGGTGTCCACTTTTAATAAGAGGATACCTGCAATTTTGATAATTGCCATAAAAGGTTGAATTGTCTGGAACAAAAGGAACCATAGTGTAAAGGCCTTTTTGGGTGTATGCAAACGATTGGCAATATTGAATGGTTACACAGTAAGAAGCCAAGAAGACGCAAACCTCATAAGAAAAACAATAAAGCCGCCGGCGGGTCATTTGAATTGACCCCAAAAGTTAGACAATATTTATAAGCAAACAACTGGAAAGGTCAAGAAAAAATAGACACAAAGTTAAGCATTTAAAAATTTTGCACTTCAAACTGAACTGGGCTAAGCCAGCCCAAAGCAGAATGAATGCGCTTCGTGTTATAGTAGGTTTCGATATATTTACCGGTTTTCATGTAGAGAAAGAGGCTGGAACCTTGTTGGAGGTTCCAGCCTCTTTCTCTCTAAGTACGTTTTATGGTACTGTACTTTTGCTATGATAAGAATAGTTCAAAACTAAATTGACAAAGTGTAGTTCGGATTTTGAAAGCGAAAATAAATTTATTAGGAGGAGCAGACATGAAGGTTTATATACAGACAGGCCAACAACACGCACCTTGTAATTACTACTTTTTCAATGCCGTTCATGGGTTTCGTTAAATGGGTTTTGAATGTATTTCTTTTTGCAGCAGAGAGAAACTGAACACAGCGAGTCCAGAGAATGTCGTGGTTGGGTATGCAAATGCCGTTCAAGAGCATCTTTTTGACGTTGGCATTATGACGCCGGAACGGGACTATCCCGCTGAATTAAAGAAATACCTGGGGCGAAAAATTTGGAAAACAAGAATTGATTATGTAAACAGTAGTCCGGAACTGTGGCCGGTTTTTGTAAAACCGATCGAAGACAAAAAATTTACGGGCAGAGTTATTTATTCACCGAAAGAACTGATATGTTGCGGCAGATGCGGTGAAAATGCAGAAGTGTACTGTTCGGAAGTTGTACCGTTTACGGCTGAGTGGCAGTACTTTGCACGTTACGGAAAAATTCAGGATGTCCGTCCGTATCGTGGGGACTGGCGGCTGCATTTTGATCCAGCTGTAATCGAAAATGCCATTCAGGAGTACACTTCGGCACCGAATGGTTATGCAGATGACTTCGGTTTGACAAGTGATGGCAGAACTCTTTCAATGGAAATCAACGATGAGTAGC containing:
- a CDS encoding IS3 family transposase (programmed frameshift); its protein translation is MSTGKTGTRYDEDFKRTLVNLYQSGGKSQAALCKEYGVSITALGRWIKQYSIVETDDGEILTAKQVKDLQKRNAQLEEELLILKKANCHLHATLKQRLEAIHKLRFQHNIKLLCKVLGVNRSTYYKHYNTEPADRTKDNQTIAKLILKIYADYNKRLGAYKITYVLQRDYGINISVGRVYRLMRTLKLPRMSTEKPYKNYKHRDNGECTNHLHQEFNQQTPNIVWASDFTYIKVAGKWYYLCIVMDLFSRKVISWNISGKPDVDLVMTAFKKAYDRRNCPSGLMFHSDRGSQYTAFSFRQLLDSLNVVQSFSKKGYPFDNACCESFFKYLKKEETNRKAYHSLQELQLSIFQYIEGYYNSRRPHGSLRMLTPNEKEELFWNQA
- a CDS encoding IS3 family transposase; translated protein: MKTGKYIETYYNTKRIHSALGWLSPVQFEVQNF
- a CDS encoding ATP-grasp domain-containing protein; this translates as MGFECISFCSREKLNTASPENVVVGYANAVQEHLFDVGIMTPERDYPAELKKYLGRKIWKTRIDYVNSSPELWPVFVKPIEDKKFTGRVIYSPKELICCGRCGENAEVYCSEVVPFTAEWQYFARYGKIQDVRPYRGDWRLHFDPAVIENAIQEYTSAPNGYADDFGLTSDGRTLSMEINDE